A region of Antedon mediterranea chromosome 8, ecAntMedi1.1, whole genome shotgun sequence DNA encodes the following proteins:
- the LOC140057795 gene encoding uncharacterized protein yields MTMRFQLLSLVVIVSLAARGNCIRCYSCGSLEKGCDDPFDSSVVGSVECTTYNTSSYYGTEYEACYKAKLTIAGITSVIRGCGDVDVGNQCETYSGVEYCYYTCRTDECNGATFITSSVVLLMTSALTYLIIR; encoded by the exons ATGACAATGAGGTTTCAACTTTTGTCCTTGGTGGTAATAGTAAGTCTTGCTGCAAGAG GCAACTGCATCCGTTGTTATTCGTGTGGTTCATTGGAGAAAGGATGCGATGATCCATTTGACAGTTCAGTGGTCGGCAGCGTGGAATGCACCACCTACAACACATCATCTTATTACGGGACCGAATATGAAGCATGTTAT aAAGCAAAACTGACCATCGCTGGTATCACTTCTGTTATTCGTGGATGTGGGGACGTAGACGTTGGAAACCAATGTGAAACATATAGTGGGGTAGAATACTGCTACTACACTTGTAGAACAGACGAATGCAACGGAGCGACATTTATCACCAGCAGCGTAGTCCTCTTGATGACGTCAGCACTTACTTACCTTATCATACGCTAA